One segment of Thermococcus profundus DNA contains the following:
- a CDS encoding MFS transporter: MRVVEKGRTYDLAYAKKAMMVVVILPLLVMYTEAMLTPALPTIQKEFAINPNDVSWILTIYLLVGTVSVALFGKLGDMYGKKRMFLVALAFYTIGVILNGFAPSFRWLLVTRAIQGFGMAIFPLAFALVREEFPPSMVPQVQGMISAMFAVGMVIALPLGAWVTQNYGWRWTYHSAAPFAVLMFFLAWYVLRESRYVNPGRIDWVGAFLLTVAVVPMLVAVTRAPNVGWAARETLILLGIGIIGTIFLVLWERRVENPIIPLRIITARNPAIANLGIMLAAFGLSMMSQANTYLLQMPEPYGFGKTILQSGLLMTPMALVMLIVAPLAGKFMPKIGAKPIAIAGALTGSGALAVMSLYATKMSLWQFVTMITVVGVGINLMNISLINVLVFSVPPRMMGVATGSNSLFRNFGSTWGPAIAGTVMSTYYALFHPPGAPPFVKIKIPTERAYEVLFGSAAGIYFILALLALAIVEVMKGGRIREVEEEGEKEVVVE, translated from the coding sequence ATGAGGGTAGTCGAGAAGGGGCGGACATACGACTTGGCCTACGCAAAGAAGGCGATGATGGTGGTTGTCATCCTCCCTCTCCTCGTCATGTACACGGAGGCCATGCTGACACCCGCTTTACCAACTATCCAGAAGGAGTTCGCGATAAACCCAAACGACGTCAGCTGGATTCTGACGATTTACCTCCTCGTTGGAACCGTCAGCGTCGCCCTATTCGGAAAGCTCGGCGACATGTACGGAAAAAAGAGGATGTTTCTGGTAGCGCTCGCCTTCTACACCATTGGCGTCATTCTCAACGGCTTCGCGCCGAGCTTCAGATGGCTCCTTGTCACGAGAGCCATCCAGGGCTTTGGAATGGCCATATTCCCCCTCGCCTTCGCGCTCGTCCGCGAGGAGTTCCCGCCGAGCATGGTGCCGCAGGTCCAGGGGATGATAAGCGCGATGTTCGCGGTGGGTATGGTCATAGCCCTCCCGCTTGGGGCATGGGTCACCCAGAACTACGGGTGGAGGTGGACGTACCACTCGGCGGCGCCCTTTGCAGTCCTCATGTTCTTCCTCGCTTGGTACGTTCTCCGTGAGAGCCGCTACGTAAACCCCGGAAGGATCGACTGGGTAGGCGCGTTCCTTCTCACCGTTGCCGTTGTGCCAATGCTCGTCGCCGTAACGAGAGCTCCCAACGTCGGCTGGGCGGCGAGGGAAACGCTTATACTCCTTGGAATAGGTATAATCGGCACGATATTCCTCGTCCTCTGGGAGCGGAGAGTGGAAAACCCGATAATTCCCCTTCGCATCATAACCGCCAGAAACCCAGCCATAGCCAACCTGGGGATAATGTTAGCAGCCTTTGGACTCTCGATGATGAGCCAGGCAAACACCTACCTCCTCCAGATGCCGGAACCGTACGGTTTCGGAAAGACGATACTCCAGAGCGGCCTGTTAATGACCCCAATGGCCCTCGTCATGCTCATCGTTGCCCCGCTCGCCGGGAAGTTCATGCCGAAGATCGGAGCGAAGCCCATAGCAATAGCGGGTGCCCTCACCGGAAGCGGTGCCCTCGCGGTAATGTCCCTCTACGCAACGAAGATGTCGCTCTGGCAGTTCGTGACGATGATAACCGTCGTAGGGGTGGGCATAAACCTCATGAACATCTCCCTCATCAACGTGCTGGTCTTCTCGGTGCCGCCGAGAATGATGGGAGTTGCAACAGGCTCCAACAGCCTCTTCAGGAACTTCGGCTCAACCTGGGGGCCAGCCATAGCGGGAACGGTGATGAGCACCTACTACGCCCTCTTCCATCCGCCTGGGGCTCCCCCCTTCGTTAAAATAAAAATTCCAACAGAGAGGGCCTACGAGGTGCTTTTCGGCAGCGCCGCAGGGATTTATTTCATCCTTGCCCTGCTTGCTCTGGCCATCGTTGAGGTCATGAAGGGCGGAAGGATACGCGAGGTGGAAGAGGAAGGAGAAAAAGAAGTGGTCGTTGAATAA
- a CDS encoding iron-containing alcohol dehydrogenase has product MFWLKTRIVEGEGSLESLKNEARNHERVLILSSGSMKRGGFLSEAEDYVKEAGAETMSIAGLPAEPSVEAVEELLPKVREFQPDLLIALGGGSVIDTTKALKVFYDAPDLVFEEIAFIDRFSKPKPVPKLKTPLIAVPSTSGAGSEVSAASVLKKGGVKYNIVTPEIAPDVAILDPRLPRRMPKEVARNSGLDVLVHGIEAYTTNVAGPFSDAMAIRAIKTVFEWLPKSLEGDAEARARMHYAATMAGIAFLNARLGLAHAMSHKGAWMGPHGLLNAILIPYVMKFNAERSEYARKRYDEIARELGLKSAEELIQAVKELNEQLGVPKLNDLVDEETFTAKLDEMVEKAYHDGLIAFNPVEPKPEEIRKLYLKAFYGE; this is encoded by the coding sequence ATGTTCTGGCTTAAGACCCGCATAGTTGAAGGTGAGGGTTCACTGGAGAGCCTCAAGAACGAGGCCAGGAACCACGAGCGCGTTCTCATTCTGTCCTCAGGTTCCATGAAGAGAGGAGGATTCCTGAGCGAGGCCGAGGACTACGTTAAGGAAGCGGGCGCAGAGACCATGAGCATAGCGGGCCTTCCTGCGGAGCCGAGTGTCGAGGCGGTGGAGGAGTTACTGCCGAAGGTGAGGGAGTTCCAGCCTGACCTTCTCATAGCCCTCGGCGGTGGCAGCGTCATCGACACGACTAAGGCATTGAAGGTCTTCTACGATGCCCCTGACCTCGTCTTCGAGGAGATAGCATTCATCGACCGCTTCTCGAAGCCAAAGCCCGTTCCAAAGTTAAAGACTCCACTCATAGCGGTCCCCTCAACGAGCGGCGCCGGAAGCGAGGTTTCCGCCGCGAGCGTGCTGAAGAAAGGTGGGGTCAAGTACAACATAGTCACCCCGGAGATAGCGCCGGATGTGGCTATTCTCGACCCGAGGCTACCGAGGAGGATGCCGAAGGAAGTCGCCCGGAACTCCGGCTTGGATGTCCTTGTCCACGGGATAGAAGCTTACACGACGAATGTTGCGGGACCTTTCAGCGACGCGATGGCGATTCGGGCTATAAAGACCGTCTTCGAGTGGCTTCCAAAGTCCCTTGAAGGTGATGCCGAGGCGAGGGCAAGGATGCACTACGCGGCGACGATGGCTGGGATAGCCTTCCTCAACGCACGCCTTGGTTTGGCACATGCCATGAGCCACAAGGGAGCGTGGATGGGACCGCACGGCCTTCTCAACGCTATATTGATACCCTACGTGATGAAGTTCAACGCCGAGAGAAGCGAGTACGCGAGGAAGCGCTATGATGAGATAGCGAGAGAGCTTGGACTGAAGAGCGCGGAGGAGCTGATACAAGCGGTCAAAGAGCTCAACGAGCAGCTTGGGGTTCCAAAGCTTAATGACCTTGTTGATGAAGAAACATTCACGGCAAAGCTCGACGAGATGGTGGAGAAGGCTTACCATGACGGGCTGATAGCGTTTAATCCAGTGGAACCAAAACCGGAGGAGATAAGGAAGCTGTATTTGAAGGCTTTCTACGGGGAATGA
- the trmY gene encoding tRNA (pseudouridine(54)-N(1))-methyltransferase TrmY: MRTFIIKANTTVTSPDFSLKDLPGTGGRIDLLCRFLNSAFLLSHGIRKDVRVFMTLYGKPNPPKTVHFEGPRLKVRLNPDERSTALILKRALKAGKDLRDPLKELEVFPGVYVSNMTFEDVIRRVMKDSSLYYLVEDGKPITEVRFPQNPAFILGDHIGLSKDDERFLEGIVEKVRVGRKSYLASHVVAFVNIWLDGIGHRNEKG; encoded by the coding sequence ATGAGAACGTTCATCATTAAGGCAAACACTACCGTGACTTCCCCGGACTTCTCGCTCAAAGACCTTCCCGGGACAGGAGGGAGGATAGATCTCCTCTGCAGGTTCCTCAACAGCGCATTCCTCCTCTCGCACGGCATAAGAAAGGACGTCAGGGTCTTCATGACGCTCTACGGCAAGCCCAATCCCCCGAAGACCGTCCACTTCGAAGGACCAAGACTGAAGGTTCGCCTCAATCCAGACGAGAGGAGCACGGCGTTAATCCTCAAGAGGGCCCTTAAGGCAGGAAAGGACCTGCGGGATCCCCTAAAGGAATTGGAAGTCTTCCCGGGAGTTTACGTCAGCAACATGACTTTCGAGGATGTGATACGGAGGGTAATGAAGGACTCGTCGCTCTACTACCTCGTCGAGGATGGAAAACCTATAACGGAAGTCAGATTTCCTCAGAACCCTGCATTCATTCTCGGAGACCACATTGGCCTCAGCAAAGATGATGAACGATTCCTTGAGGGCATAGTGGAGAAGGTTAGGGTGGGGAGGAAGAGCTACCTGGCCTCGCACGTAGTGGCTTTCGTCAACATCTGGCTGGATGGGATAGGACACAGAAATGAGAAAGGATAA
- the mtnA gene encoding S-methyl-5-thioribose-1-phosphate isomerase, which yields MEIRYKPEELTRLPRSVRYEPGKVIMIDQTLLPREFREIELRTVDEVADAIVTMKVRGAPAIGAAAAFGLALYADTTKAKTKDEFMNGFYSAYDRLKNTRPTAVNLFWALNRVKKLVEEHMEDSLDEIKKLIVAEAQKIADEDVEANLRMGHYGADVLPEGNVLTHCNAGSLATVQLGTVGAVLRVMHRDGALKLLWVDETRPVLQGARLSAWEYHYDGIPLKLITDNMAGFVMQQGKVDAIIVGADRIVANGDFANKIGTYTLAVLAKEHGIPFFTVAPLSTIDMSLKSGKEIPIEERKPEEVLTCGGCKIAPDVDVYNPAFDVTPHKYLTGIITDRGVVWPPFERNLKKLFKLG from the coding sequence ATGGAGATCAGGTACAAGCCGGAAGAACTCACCAGGTTACCAAGGAGCGTTAGATATGAGCCAGGAAAGGTCATCATGATAGACCAGACCCTTCTCCCGAGGGAGTTCAGGGAGATAGAACTCAGGACCGTTGACGAGGTCGCCGATGCGATAGTTACGATGAAAGTCCGCGGAGCGCCGGCAATAGGCGCTGCTGCCGCCTTCGGTTTGGCACTCTACGCGGACACGACGAAGGCCAAGACCAAGGACGAGTTCATGAACGGGTTTTACTCAGCCTACGACAGGCTCAAGAACACGAGGCCCACAGCCGTCAACCTCTTCTGGGCCCTCAACAGGGTGAAGAAGCTGGTTGAGGAGCACATGGAGGATAGCCTTGATGAGATAAAGAAGCTCATCGTTGCTGAGGCTCAAAAGATAGCCGACGAGGACGTTGAGGCCAACCTGAGGATGGGCCACTACGGTGCGGATGTTCTCCCCGAGGGTAATGTTCTAACGCACTGCAACGCGGGAAGCCTTGCAACGGTTCAACTCGGAACTGTTGGGGCCGTTTTGAGGGTCATGCACCGCGATGGAGCTCTGAAGCTCCTCTGGGTGGACGAGACAAGGCCCGTCCTTCAAGGCGCCCGCCTGAGCGCATGGGAGTACCACTACGATGGAATTCCGCTCAAGCTGATAACCGACAACATGGCGGGCTTTGTGATGCAGCAGGGCAAAGTTGACGCGATAATAGTCGGAGCAGATAGGATCGTTGCCAACGGGGACTTCGCCAACAAGATTGGAACGTATACCTTGGCTGTTCTGGCAAAAGAACATGGAATTCCGTTCTTCACGGTTGCACCGCTCTCAACGATAGACATGAGCCTGAAGAGCGGGAAGGAAATACCCATAGAGGAGCGCAAGCCGGAAGAGGTTCTCACCTGCGGCGGCTGTAAGATAGCGCCGGACGTTGACGTCTACAACCCGGCCTTTGACGTCACCCCCCACAAGTACCTGACTGGAATAATAACCGATAGGGGCGTGGTCTGGCCGCCCTTCGAGAGGAATCTAAAGAAGCTATTCAAGCTGGGATGA
- a CDS encoding NTPase, translated as MVLRIFVTGPVGVGKTTLVERVAKEADRWGYIVGGMITQEVRRGGRRVGFKITALDTGEEGTLASIRGTSHLPGVPFGKYIVHVDEIERVGVSAIRRALVEADLIVIDEIGPMEYKSDEFAKAVGEVLKSEKPLLAVVHRKFADRFRPLGELHALSFENRNAEFGIILDKVMKELKGIRG; from the coding sequence ATGGTGCTGAGAATATTCGTAACGGGGCCAGTTGGAGTCGGAAAAACAACGCTCGTTGAGCGGGTGGCTAAAGAAGCCGACCGCTGGGGCTACATCGTCGGCGGAATGATAACCCAGGAAGTGCGCAGGGGCGGAAGGCGCGTCGGGTTCAAGATAACTGCCCTCGACACCGGCGAGGAGGGAACCCTCGCCAGCATTAGGGGCACCTCACATCTCCCTGGCGTTCCGTTCGGGAAGTACATCGTCCACGTCGATGAAATCGAGCGCGTCGGCGTTTCTGCGATAAGAAGAGCCCTAGTAGAGGCAGACCTGATAGTCATAGACGAGATCGGCCCGATGGAGTACAAGAGCGACGAGTTCGCCAAAGCCGTCGGAGAAGTCCTGAAGTCGGAAAAGCCTCTTCTTGCGGTCGTCCACCGCAAATTTGCCGACAGGTTCAGACCGCTTGGAGAACTTCATGCGCTTAGCTTTGAGAACAGGAACGCAGAATTTGGAATAATTTTGGATAAGGTAATGAAAGAACTGAAGGGAATCAGAGGTTGA
- a CDS encoding CBS domain-containing protein translates to MAEIAVGQVVKRKAVIVKPNDTVHRVARVLARNKVGSAVVVDENDEIVGIITDRDILDKVVAKGKDPKKVKVKDVMTKNPITIEDDYSIQDAIDRMMDKGVRRLLVTRLGKPIGFVTAADLLTALNTYNSEEEEETEEETEVYGICEICGQYGPLYKVYIEGGEKWVCESCKDSLNL, encoded by the coding sequence TTGGCAGAGATCGCGGTGGGTCAGGTGGTCAAGAGAAAGGCAGTAATCGTAAAGCCAAACGATACCGTGCACAGGGTCGCGAGGGTGTTGGCACGTAACAAGGTGGGAAGTGCCGTTGTCGTTGATGAAAACGATGAGATCGTAGGGATTATCACTGATAGGGACATCCTTGACAAGGTCGTTGCCAAGGGGAAGGATCCGAAGAAGGTCAAAGTGAAGGACGTCATGACCAAGAACCCCATAACAATCGAAGACGATTACAGCATCCAGGACGCGATCGACAGGATGATGGACAAGGGTGTCAGAAGGCTCCTCGTCACCAGACTCGGGAAACCCATCGGCTTCGTTACGGCTGCGGATCTGCTCACGGCACTCAACACGTACAACAGTGAGGAAGAGGAAGAGACGGAGGAGGAGACCGAGGTCTACGGCATCTGCGAGATCTGCGGTCAGTACGGCCCGCTCTACAAGGTCTACATTGAAGGAGGAGAGAAGTGGGTCTGCGAGAGCTGTAAGGACTCCCTCAACCTCTGA
- a CDS encoding ArsR/SmtB family transcription factor produces the protein MALVGDGNVIDINDESAKLLAQIITNEKALAILHAIEEEPKSITQIAEELNFPLSTVSYHIERMLRVGLVELAGKKYGKKLQEVKLYRASNRPILIVPRRDATKVSKKLHTIERLHVISLGLAAFISTVVYAVSKRFLGAKPAGTLAITNTTNVTESYSVSENISKFVITGTNTTRPPAATTTPLHTVSNGTVSGVAQTHGSNWSSLPLYLAIITFIIVFLVAYWLLKRKSQNVFKSRE, from the coding sequence GTGGCGTTAGTGGGAGACGGCAATGTCATAGACATCAACGACGAAAGCGCGAAGCTTCTTGCGCAGATCATAACAAACGAGAAGGCACTGGCCATTCTTCACGCTATTGAGGAAGAGCCGAAATCGATAACCCAAATAGCGGAGGAGCTTAACTTCCCCCTCTCCACGGTCAGCTACCACATAGAGCGAATGCTACGGGTGGGACTCGTTGAACTGGCAGGGAAGAAGTACGGCAAAAAGCTCCAAGAGGTGAAGCTCTACCGTGCATCCAACAGGCCGATCCTCATAGTCCCCCGGCGCGATGCTACGAAGGTGAGCAAAAAACTGCACACTATAGAAAGGCTCCACGTGATAAGCCTGGGACTGGCCGCTTTCATCTCCACCGTCGTGTATGCAGTTTCAAAGAGGTTCCTTGGAGCTAAACCCGCGGGGACGCTCGCCATCACAAACACCACAAACGTCACTGAGAGCTATTCGGTGAGTGAAAACATATCCAAGTTCGTTATCACAGGCACCAACACCACAAGGCCGCCTGCAGCAACAACCACGCCCTTACATACGGTTTCAAATGGCACAGTAAGCGGCGTAGCCCAAACTCACGGTTCTAACTGGAGTTCCCTTCCGTTGTATCTAGCAATAATAACGTTCATTATCGTTTTTCTGGTCGCATACTGGCTTCTTAAGAGGAAATCCCAAAACGTTTTTAAGAGTCGCGAGTAA
- the albA gene encoding DNA-binding protein Alba — MAEEHVVYIGKKPVMNYVLAVITQFNEGAKEVTVKARGRAISRAVDVAEIVRNRFLPEVRVKEIKIGTEELPTADGRTANTSTIEIVLEKP, encoded by the coding sequence ATGGCTGAGGAGCACGTTGTCTACATTGGAAAGAAGCCGGTTATGAACTACGTCCTGGCCGTTATCACCCAGTTCAACGAGGGTGCCAAGGAGGTCACCGTGAAGGCTCGCGGTAGGGCTATCAGCAGGGCCGTTGACGTCGCCGAGATCGTCAGGAACAGGTTCCTCCCAGAGGTCAGGGTTAAGGAGATCAAGATCGGCACCGAGGAGCTTCCGACCGCCGACGGCAGGACTGCCAACACCTCGACCATCGAGATCGTTCTCGAGAAGCCGTGA
- the purB gene encoding adenylosuccinate lyase: MAVHPIDYRYGSEEMRRIWDEENKLQKLLDVEAALARAHAKLGNIPEESARVISERANTRWVKLERVKEIEAEIHHDIMAVVKALSEVCGEHGKYVHLGATSNDIIDTANALLIKESLAIVERDLRELRSVLKKLAKEHKYTVCIGRTHGQHAIPTTYGMKFAIWLDEVQRHIDRLNQLKERILVGQMSGAVGTMASFGEKGLEIQKLVMEDLGLKPARISNQIIQRDVYAELMAFLAIVASTLDKMALEIRNLQRTEILEVSEPFGKKQVGSSTMPHKRNPIRSEKVSGLARVLYSNVIPALLNNPLWHERDLTNSSVERVVLPESFVLLDEMLRNMIKVLSGLEFFPENIKRNLYMTRNLIMAEPLMLKLTERGMGRQEAHELVRKLAMKAFSEGRDLLEIVREDKTARELLSEEDFKALKPENYIGLAPRIVDNVIAFIEEKEREEVSKGQ; encoded by the coding sequence ATGGCCGTTCATCCGATCGACTACCGCTATGGAAGCGAAGAGATGAGGCGCATCTGGGACGAGGAGAACAAGCTTCAGAAGCTCCTTGACGTCGAGGCTGCCCTAGCGAGGGCCCACGCAAAGCTTGGCAACATCCCGGAGGAGAGCGCGAGAGTAATCTCTGAGAGAGCGAACACGAGATGGGTTAAGCTCGAGAGGGTTAAGGAAATCGAGGCGGAGATACACCACGACATAATGGCGGTAGTTAAAGCTTTAAGTGAGGTCTGCGGCGAGCATGGCAAATACGTCCACCTAGGTGCAACTTCAAACGACATAATAGACACCGCGAACGCGCTCCTCATAAAGGAGAGCCTTGCTATAGTCGAGAGAGACCTAAGGGAGCTGCGCTCAGTCCTCAAGAAGCTAGCGAAGGAGCACAAGTATACCGTCTGCATCGGAAGGACGCACGGTCAGCACGCCATCCCAACGACATACGGCATGAAGTTTGCGATATGGCTTGATGAGGTGCAGAGGCACATAGACAGACTCAACCAGCTCAAGGAGAGGATCCTCGTGGGTCAGATGAGCGGCGCGGTTGGAACCATGGCGAGCTTCGGAGAGAAGGGGCTTGAGATACAGAAATTGGTTATGGAAGACCTTGGTCTCAAACCAGCGAGGATAAGCAACCAGATAATACAGAGGGATGTTTACGCCGAGCTCATGGCCTTCCTTGCCATCGTTGCCTCAACTCTCGACAAGATGGCCCTAGAAATCAGGAACCTCCAAAGGACCGAGATACTTGAGGTCAGCGAGCCCTTCGGGAAGAAGCAGGTCGGCTCTTCAACCATGCCTCACAAGAGAAACCCGATAAGGAGCGAGAAGGTGAGTGGCTTAGCTAGAGTTCTCTACTCCAATGTGATCCCCGCTTTGCTGAACAATCCGCTCTGGCACGAGAGGGACCTTACCAATTCCTCCGTCGAACGCGTTGTTCTACCAGAGAGCTTCGTTCTCCTCGATGAGATGCTGAGGAATATGATAAAGGTGCTCTCTGGCCTCGAGTTCTTCCCGGAGAACATAAAGAGGAACCTCTATATGACGAGGAACCTCATAATGGCCGAGCCGCTGATGCTGAAGCTCACCGAAAGGGGCATGGGGAGACAGGAGGCGCACGAGCTTGTAAGGAAGCTGGCCATGAAGGCCTTCAGCGAGGGCAGAGACCTTCTTGAGATCGTGAGGGAGGACAAGACCGCGAGGGAGCTCCTGAGTGAAGAGGACTTCAAAGCACTAAAGCCTGAGAACTACATTGGGCTTGCACCGCGGATAGTGGACAATGTAATCGCGTTTATAGAGGAGAAAGAGCGGGAAGAAGTATCTAAAGGCCAGTAA
- the pyk gene encoding pyruvate kinase, with translation MRLPSHKTKIVATIGPASRDRKTLESLIKAGMSVARINFSHGTFEEHRETIKRIRDVSVRLGRRVAILGDLPGVKIRVGEIIGGKVELRRNQTVTLTIRDVEGMEGMIPVEFKEFPRLVSPGDTIYLSDGFIVLKVVKVTGTDVVCKVLVGGVLYSHKGINVPNARIPLEAITKKDLEILEFMIENGVDAAGVSFVGSAYDILKVRHFISERGGNLFIVAKIERPDAIRNFDEILSAADGVMIARGDLGVEMPIEKLPILQKKLIEKAVTAGKPAIVATQMLESMTVEKLPTRAEVTDVANAILDGADAVMLSEETAVGKYPVDAVRMMARIARATEAYRESFGNVRMLEWKEKIPKRGTIKDAVTRGIIEALQVIDAKYILTPTKNGYTARLISRFRPKQWILAFTKDERVANGLMFSYGVYPFVVESDNECEIVRLIKGLGLVKEEDTVLLTKGAPIGKTVGTNTIRIFQIP, from the coding sequence ATGAGGTTACCATCACATAAGACGAAGATAGTGGCTACGATAGGTCCAGCGTCGAGGGATAGAAAGACTCTAGAGTCGCTGATAAAGGCCGGAATGAGCGTTGCCAGAATAAACTTCTCCCACGGCACGTTTGAAGAGCACAGGGAGACTATCAAGAGAATAAGGGACGTTTCTGTCAGACTTGGAAGACGCGTTGCCATACTCGGGGATCTCCCTGGGGTCAAGATCAGGGTGGGTGAGATCATAGGCGGAAAGGTGGAGCTGAGGAGAAACCAGACGGTAACTCTAACGATTAGGGACGTTGAGGGCATGGAAGGAATGATCCCCGTGGAGTTCAAAGAGTTCCCGAGGCTTGTGTCCCCAGGGGACACCATCTACCTGAGCGACGGCTTCATAGTTCTCAAAGTGGTTAAAGTAACGGGAACGGACGTTGTCTGCAAGGTTTTGGTTGGGGGCGTCTTGTATTCTCACAAGGGAATAAACGTTCCAAATGCCAGGATACCCCTAGAGGCAATAACAAAAAAGGATCTCGAGATTCTGGAGTTCATGATAGAGAACGGCGTCGACGCTGCGGGAGTAAGCTTCGTCGGTTCTGCCTACGACATCCTGAAGGTCAGACACTTCATAAGCGAGAGGGGAGGCAACCTCTTCATTGTGGCCAAGATAGAGCGCCCGGATGCCATCAGAAACTTTGACGAGATACTCTCAGCCGCGGACGGAGTGATGATAGCTAGGGGTGACCTGGGTGTGGAGATGCCTATTGAGAAGCTTCCCATACTCCAGAAGAAGCTCATAGAGAAGGCTGTCACTGCTGGAAAACCGGCTATAGTCGCAACGCAGATGCTGGAGAGTATGACTGTGGAGAAATTGCCAACGAGGGCCGAGGTTACAGACGTTGCCAACGCCATCCTCGACGGTGCCGACGCCGTTATGCTCTCGGAGGAGACCGCAGTGGGCAAATACCCTGTGGATGCCGTGAGGATGATGGCAAGGATAGCAAGGGCCACCGAGGCCTACAGGGAGAGCTTTGGAAACGTGAGGATGCTTGAGTGGAAAGAAAAGATTCCAAAGAGGGGAACGATAAAGGACGCGGTTACTAGGGGCATAATAGAGGCTCTCCAGGTAATCGATGCAAAATACATCCTCACTCCCACAAAGAACGGCTACACTGCGAGGCTGATTTCAAGGTTCAGGCCAAAACAGTGGATCCTTGCCTTCACCAAAGACGAGAGGGTGGCAAATGGGCTTATGTTCAGCTACGGTGTCTATCCCTTTGTTGTTGAAAGCGACAATGAGTGCGAGATAGTACGCCTTATAAAGGGCCTGGGATTGGTGAAGGAGGAGGATACAGTTCTCTTAACAAAGGGGGCACCAATCGGAAAGACCGTTGGAACGAATACGATAAGGATATTCCAGATCCCGTGA
- the cysS gene encoding cysteine--tRNA ligase, whose product MAIKIYNTLTRQKEEFKPLREGEVRMYVCGPTVYDYTHIGHARTYIAFDVIRRYLEHKGYTVLMAMNFTDIDDKIIRRANETGEDPKELAEKFLKYFLEDMKALKVKPADIYPRVTEHINDIIDFVKKLQEKGYAYEGSDGVYFEVRKFKDYGKLSKIKVEELVKGARVEPGEGKKNPEDFALWKKAKPGEPKWKSPWGEGRPGWHIECSTMSTKYLGESFDIHGGGSDLIFPHHENEIAQTEACTGHEWVRYWMHTGFLMVNGEKMSKSLGNFVTIREALERYDPEVIRLFVLQRHYRSPLDYTEEGLEHAKNNLERLYNTLENIRVAMERAEISFKWDNEEFEAYEAIRDGRKKFYDAMDDDFNTAEALKAVFEVSNAVNRYLTQVERPKESILRKAWEFFKIVSEVFGIFEDYFREEKAGEEEALIKLLIDVRAQLRKERKFDLADKIRDELRNLGIQLEDTPQGTVWKRIKI is encoded by the coding sequence ATGGCCATAAAAATATACAACACCCTAACGAGGCAGAAGGAGGAGTTCAAGCCGCTGAGAGAAGGCGAGGTCAGGATGTACGTCTGCGGTCCAACGGTTTACGACTACACCCACATCGGCCATGCGAGGACATACATTGCCTTCGATGTGATAAGGCGCTACCTCGAGCACAAGGGTTATACTGTCCTAATGGCCATGAACTTCACGGACATAGACGATAAAATAATTAGGAGGGCCAACGAGACTGGCGAAGACCCGAAGGAACTCGCGGAGAAGTTTCTCAAATACTTCCTTGAGGATATGAAAGCTCTCAAGGTTAAACCGGCGGACATATACCCCCGCGTCACCGAGCACATTAACGATATCATCGACTTCGTGAAGAAGCTCCAGGAGAAGGGCTACGCCTACGAGGGAAGCGATGGCGTTTATTTTGAGGTCAGGAAGTTCAAGGACTACGGAAAGCTCAGCAAGATAAAGGTTGAGGAGCTCGTTAAGGGAGCGCGCGTTGAGCCGGGCGAGGGCAAGAAGAACCCCGAGGACTTCGCCCTCTGGAAGAAGGCCAAGCCTGGCGAACCCAAGTGGAAGAGTCCCTGGGGCGAGGGAAGGCCCGGCTGGCACATCGAGTGCTCCACGATGAGCACGAAATACCTCGGCGAGAGCTTCGACATCCATGGGGGAGGGAGCGACCTAATCTTCCCGCATCACGAGAACGAGATAGCGCAGACGGAAGCGTGCACCGGCCACGAGTGGGTTCGCTACTGGATGCACACCGGATTCCTCATGGTGAACGGCGAGAAGATGAGCAAGAGTCTCGGCAACTTTGTGACGATTAGGGAAGCGCTGGAGCGCTACGATCCGGAGGTAATAAGGCTCTTCGTCCTTCAGAGACACTACCGCTCACCTCTCGACTACACGGAGGAGGGCCTTGAACATGCCAAGAACAACCTTGAGCGCCTGTATAACACCCTTGAGAACATCCGCGTGGCTATGGAGAGGGCGGAGATATCCTTCAAGTGGGATAATGAGGAGTTCGAGGCCTACGAAGCCATAAGGGACGGCAGGAAGAAGTTCTACGATGCTATGGACGACGACTTCAACACGGCTGAAGCCCTCAAGGCAGTCTTCGAGGTAAGCAACGCCGTGAACCGCTACCTTACCCAGGTCGAGAGGCCGAAGGAGAGCATCCTGCGGAAGGCATGGGAGTTCTTCAAGATTGTCAGCGAGGTCTTCGGAATCTTCGAAGACTACTTCCGCGAAGAAAAGGCCGGAGAGGAGGAAGCTTTGATAAAGCTCCTCATCGACGTCCGTGCCCAGCTCCGGAAGGAGAGGAAGTTCGACCTGGCCGACAAGATAAGAGACGAGCTTAGAAACCTTGGAATCCAGCTCGAGGACACGCCGCAGGGAACCGTGTGGAAGAGGATCAAGATCTAA